CGCGGCGGTCAGGGGTTCGGAGGCGATCAGGCGCGTGCTCATGCCCGCCGTTCTAGCGGCTTGTCGGGCCGGGGGGAACAGGGTGCGAACCGGCGCGCGGATGGGGTATGATGAGACTACGCGATTCCCCGAGGTCCCCATGCTGCGCACCGCCCTTGTCCTGACCCTGGCCCTTGCGGGCCCCGCCCTGGCCACGCAGGAATACATCCTGCCCACCCTGTTCGACGTGGCCCGCGTGGCCCCGGACGATGTGCTGAACATCCGCGCCGACCCTTCGGCCAGCGCCCCGATCCTCGGCACGCTGGCCCCTGATGCCACCCGCATCGAGGTGGTCGAGGAGATCCGGGGCTGGGCCCGGGTCAACATCGGCGAGGGGACGGGGTGGGTGTCGGCCCGCTATCTGGATTACCGCACCGATGTCTGGGAGGAGGGCGCGCTGCCCGAAGGCTTCGCCTGCTACGGGACCGAGCCGTTCTGGAACCTGCGCGCGACCGAGGACCAGATCGCCCTGCAGCAGCTGGGCGAGCCCGACCTGACGATGCCGCTGACGGCGGTGCTGTCGACCGGCGTCTTCCGCGATCCGACCCGCGCGGTGCTGGCCGAGGGCCTGACCCTGACTGCCGCGCCGCAGATCTGCGGCGACGGCATGTCGGACCGCCAGTTCGGATTGCGGGCGCTGGTCGTGCTGCAGGGCGACCGGCCCCGGATGCTGACGGGCTGCTGTTCGGTCCAGCCGCGCGACTAAAGCCCCAGCACGTCGTGCATGTCATAGCTGCCGGGACCCTTGTCCTGGCCCCAGAGCGCCGCCCGGATCGCGCCGCGCGCAAAGATCGCCCGGTCGGTCGCCAAGTGGCGCAGCACGATACGCTCGCCCTCGGCGGCGAAGATCACGTCATGCTCGCCCACCACGTCGCCGCCCCGGATGGCGGCGAACCCGATGGTGCCGGGCTCGCGGGCGCCGGTGATCCCCTCGCGCGCGGGCGTGCGCACATCGTCGAGGGTCGTGCCCCGCCCCTCGGCGGCCGCCTCGCCCAGCATCAGCGCGGTGCCCGAGGGCGCGTCGACCTTGTGGCGGTGATGGGATTCGACCACCTCGATGTCCCAGTCCTCGCCCAGGGCGGCGGCGACCTTGCGGGTCAGGCCCACCAGCAGGTTCACGCCAAGCGACATGTTGCCCGCCCGGATGATCGGGGCGTGGCGGGCGGCGGCCTCCAGGGCTGCCAGATGCGCAGGTTCCAGCCCCGTGGTGCCGATCACGTGGACGGCGCGGGCCTGGGCGGTCAGTTCGGCAAAGCCCACGGTCGCGTCCGGCGTGGTGAAGTCGATCACCGCCTGCGCCTGCGCGATGGCCGTCACCGCATCGTCGCTGACGATCACGCCCGCGGGCGCCCCGCCCAGGGCCGTACCGATGTCCTGCCCGATCCAGGGCTGGCCCGGCCGGTCCAGCGCGCCGACCAGCCGCAGCTCGGGATGATCCAGGATCAGCCGGACCAGCATCTGCCCCATCCGCCCCGAGGCGCCGGTCACCACCACGCCCGGGCGCGGCGGCTGGTCGGTGTTCTGCAAATCGCTCATGGTCCACCCCTGCTGATGTTGCGGGGCTTTTACCCCGTTGCGGCGCGGCCCGCGACCCCCTACATCGGGGATCATGGCACAGAACCGCAATTCCCATGGTCAGGGCTCCAAGGCGCAGCGCCAGCTGCGTGTGGGCGAACTGATCCGTCGCACGCTGGCCGAGGTGCTGGCGCGTGGCGATGTCCACGACCCCGACCTGAACCGGCATTCCATCACCGTGGGCGAGGTGCGCACCTCGACCGACCTCAAGGTGGCCACGGCCTTCGTGCTGCCCCTGGGCGGGCGCGAGGCCGACGAGGCGCTGCTGGCGCTCCGCCGCAACGCGCCCGAGTTGCGCCATCTGGTCGCCAAGGGGATGACGCTGAAATACGCGCCCGAGCTGCGCTTCCAGCTGGACGAGACCTTCGACATGATGGACGACACGCGCCGCCTGTTCGAGGACGAGCGCGTGCGCCGCGATGTCGAGGCGCCCGATACCGACGCACCCGCGGATGACGATGCCCGCTGACCTGCCGCGCCGCCTTGCGGTGGCCTGCGGGATGCTGATGGCGATGGCGTTGCCCTCGGCGGCTGCGACCTGCGAGCGGGTGGACCATGACGGGCAGGGCTATGTCCTCTGTGAGGTCGGTGCCGCGCAGGAACCCGCGCTGCGCCTGTGGCAGGACGGCCCGGACGGCGCGCCCCTGCGCAACTTCGCCAATGTCCGCCGCATCCTCGGGCCGGACGAGGATCTGTCCTTCGCGATGAACGCGGGCATGTTCCATGCCGATTACCGCGCCGTGGGCCTGCTGGTCATCGACGGGGTCGAGCTGTCGCCCATCGTCACCGGCGCCAGCCGCGACAATTTCGGGATGCTGCCCAACGGAGTCTTCTGCACGGGCGGCGACCGGCCCTTTTCGGTGATCGAGACGCTGGAGTTCGCCGAGACCCGCCCTGACTGCCGGCTGGCGTCGCAATCCGGGCCGATGCTGGTCGTCGACGGCGAGTTGCATCCGCGCTTCCTGGTGGACAGCGACAGCCGCTATATCAGGAACGGCGTGGGCGTGGCGCCCGACGGGCAGACGGCGTGGTTCGCCATCTCCAGCCGACCGGTGACCTTCCACGAGTTTGGGCGCTTCTTCCGCGACGGGCTGGGGGTGCGGGATGCGCTGTATTTCGACGGCTCGATCTCGCGGCTCTATGCGCCCGCGGTCCGGCGGGCGGATTTCGGGCGCAGCATGGGGCCGATCATCGGGCTGGTCCAGCCGGGCGGTTGACCCCCCGATGCGGCGGCGCTATGCCCCGGCGCTTGGTTTTGCAGGAGTGATCGCATGGCGCGCAAGAAGGGCCGGGACATCAGCGGCTGGCTGATCGTGGACAAGCCCGCAGGGGTGGGCTCGACCGCCGTCGTGGCCAAGGTCAGGTGGGCGCTGGATGCCAAGAAGGCGGGCCATGCGGGCACGCTGGACCCCGATGCGACCGGCGTGCTGGCCATCGCCCTGGGCGAGGCCACCAAGACCGTGCCCATCGTGACCGATGCGCTGAAATGCTATAACTTTGTGGTGACCTGGGGGGCCGAGACGGCGACCGACGATGCCTCGGGCGAGGTGCTGCGGACCTCGGAGGCACGGCCGTCCGAGGCCGAGGTGCAGGCGGCACTGGCGGGCTTCACCGGCGACATCATGCAGATCCCCCCCGCCTTCTCGGCCGTCAAGGTCGAGGGCGAGCGCGCCTATGATCTGGCCCGCGAGGGGGTCGAGATGGAGCTTGCCGCCCGGCCGCTCTGGGTCGACAGCCTGACCCTGCTGGAGGCAGGCGAGGGCCATGCCCGGCTGGAGATGGTCTGCGGCAAGGGCGGCTATGTGCGCTCCATCGCCCGCGATCTGGGCCGGGTGCTGGGCTGTCTTGGCCATGTCGCCCATCTGCGCCGCACCTGGTCGGGGCCCTTCGAGGTGGACCATGCCGTGCCCTTCGACCGCGTGGACCGCGAGGCACAGGAGTGGCTGGATGGCCAGATCCTGCCGCTGGAGACGGGCCTCACCGACCTGCCCATGCTGCGCGCCACGCCCGAGGGCGGCATCCGGATCCGCAACGGCAATCCCGGCGAGGTGACCGGCGGGGCGGAATGGGGCGAACTGGTCTGGGTCATGGATGCGCAGGGGCCGGTCTGCATCGGACGCTATCAGGGCGGGATGGTGCAGCCCGAGCGGGTGTTCAATCTGTGACGCCGCAGGGGGCGCTGCCCCCCGTCCTGCGGACTCCCCCCGGAATATTTTCATGAAGAAGAAATGGCGGGGCTTGAGGTGGGCCTGTGGGCGCCCTGGAAGGGGCCTTGGCCTGCGGCATTGATGCGGGCGAGGGCGGCGGCGATGGGTTCGGTCGTGACGGACATGGTCCCGGCGGTGGCGTGGATCATCAGGACGGCCGAGAGGGCCATGGCGACATGGCCGGGCCAGAAGAGCAGGTCGCCGCGCCGGATGTCGTCGGTCGGGGGGAAGGCGGCGCGCTGCAGGTCGCTGTCGCCGGGGCAGGGGATGCCCGCCGCGGTCAGCGCCGCCTGCACGAGGCCCGAGCAGTCGATGCCCGCCCGGCTGTTGCCGCCCCAGAGATAGGGGGTGCCGATGAGCGTCTCGGCCACGGCGGCGGGGTCCGGGGCGGGGCTGTCGCCGATATGTTGCAGGGGGACGAAGTCCCCGGTGGCGAGGCGGGCAAAGCCGCCCTCGGTTCCCGTGACCGACAGGCGGGCGCCGAGGGACAGCGAGGCCATCTCGCGCAGCTTCATGTCGGGGCCGGGATAGACATGGGTCGCAGGGGCCGTGACCCGATGGGTCAGGGGCGGCAGGTCGCGGGTCAGGGCGGCCGTGGGCAGCCAGCCGCAATAGCCGTCCAAGGCGGCCTGCACGAAGCTCATCGGGCCGCGATCCTCGATCACCGTCAGGTCGGCGCCGAAATTCACCTGCCGGTCGCGGCGGCCGTCCGGGGCGGTCAGCAGGTCGACCAGCGGCACGGCCAGCCGCGCGGGGTGGCCGGGCGTGAAGCGGGGGCGGTCCAGCTGGCCGCGCAGGGCCTCCAGCGCCACGCGGTCGGTGGCGGGCGTCAGGCGGCGGTCCATGATCAGAAGAGCCGGGGCAGGGCCGCCAGGATGGCGCGGGCGCCTTGGCCCACCCCGCCCTTGGGCCGGCCCGGCGCGGCCACCGGCTGCCAGCCGTAGATGTCCAGATGGGCATAGCGGCCCGCGCCCTCGGCGAAGCGGCGCAGGAACAGGGCCGCAGTGATCGACCCGGCCATCCCGCCCGAGGGGGCGTTGTCCAGATCGGCGATGGCGGGCTCGATCTGTGGCTCGTAGGCATCCCAGAAGGGCATGCGCCACAGCGGATCGCCCACCGCCATGCCCGCCTGCTGCAGCGCCAGGGCGGTCGCATCGTCGTCGCAATAGAGCGGCGGCAGGTCGGGGCCAAGCGCCACCCGCGCCGCCCCCGTCAGCGTCGCCAGCGAGATCATCAGGTCGGGGTTTTCCTCGGCCGCGTAGGTCATCGCGTCGGCCAGCACCAGCCGTCCCTCGGCATCGGTGTTGTTGACCTCGACCGACAGGCCCTTGCGGCTGGACAGCACGTCGCCGGGGCGGAAGGCATTGCCCGCGACGCTGTTCTCGACCGCCGGGATCAGCACGCGGATGCGCAGGCCCGCTGCGGCCCCCGTGCCGGCCAGCATCTTCAGCAGTCCGAGCGCGGTCGCCGCCC
Above is a window of Paracoccus liaowanqingii DNA encoding:
- the dapB gene encoding 4-hydroxy-tetrahydrodipicolinate reductase, which translates into the protein MSDLQNTDQPPRPGVVVTGASGRMGQMLVRLILDHPELRLVGALDRPGQPWIGQDIGTALGGAPAGVIVSDDAVTAIAQAQAVIDFTTPDATVGFAELTAQARAVHVIGTTGLEPAHLAALEAAARHAPIIRAGNMSLGVNLLVGLTRKVAAALGEDWDIEVVESHHRHKVDAPSGTALMLGEAAAEGRGTTLDDVRTPAREGITGAREPGTIGFAAIRGGDVVGEHDVIFAAEGERIVLRHLATDRAIFARGAIRAALWGQDKGPGSYDMHDVLGL
- the rbfA gene encoding 30S ribosome-binding factor RbfA; the protein is MAQNRNSHGQGSKAQRQLRVGELIRRTLAEVLARGDVHDPDLNRHSITVGEVRTSTDLKVATAFVLPLGGREADEALLALRRNAPELRHLVAKGMTLKYAPELRFQLDETFDMMDDTRRLFEDERVRRDVEAPDTDAPADDDAR
- a CDS encoding phosphodiester glycosidase family protein → MPADLPRRLAVACGMLMAMALPSAAATCERVDHDGQGYVLCEVGAAQEPALRLWQDGPDGAPLRNFANVRRILGPDEDLSFAMNAGMFHADYRAVGLLVIDGVELSPIVTGASRDNFGMLPNGVFCTGGDRPFSVIETLEFAETRPDCRLASQSGPMLVVDGELHPRFLVDSDSRYIRNGVGVAPDGQTAWFAISSRPVTFHEFGRFFRDGLGVRDALYFDGSISRLYAPAVRRADFGRSMGPIIGLVQPGG
- a CDS encoding COG3650 family protein → MLRTALVLTLALAGPALATQEYILPTLFDVARVAPDDVLNIRADPSASAPILGTLAPDATRIEVVEEIRGWARVNIGEGTGWVSARYLDYRTDVWEEGALPEGFACYGTEPFWNLRATEDQIALQQLGEPDLTMPLTAVLSTGVFRDPTRAVLAEGLTLTAAPQICGDGMSDRQFGLRALVVLQGDRPRMLTGCCSVQPRD
- the truB gene encoding tRNA pseudouridine(55) synthase TruB — its product is MARKKGRDISGWLIVDKPAGVGSTAVVAKVRWALDAKKAGHAGTLDPDATGVLAIALGEATKTVPIVTDALKCYNFVVTWGAETATDDASGEVLRTSEARPSEAEVQAALAGFTGDIMQIPPAFSAVKVEGERAYDLAREGVEMELAARPLWVDSLTLLEAGEGHARLEMVCGKGGYVRSIARDLGRVLGCLGHVAHLRRTWSGPFEVDHAVPFDRVDREAQEWLDGQILPLETGLTDLPMLRATPEGGIRIRNGNPGEVTGGAEWGELVWVMDAQGPVCIGRYQGGMVQPERVFNL
- a CDS encoding C40 family peptidase, giving the protein MDRRLTPATDRVALEALRGQLDRPRFTPGHPARLAVPLVDLLTAPDGRRDRQVNFGADLTVIEDRGPMSFVQAALDGYCGWLPTAALTRDLPPLTHRVTAPATHVYPGPDMKLREMASLSLGARLSVTGTEGGFARLATGDFVPLQHIGDSPAPDPAAVAETLIGTPYLWGGNSRAGIDCSGLVQAALTAAGIPCPGDSDLQRAAFPPTDDIRRGDLLFWPGHVAMALSAVLMIHATAGTMSVTTEPIAAALARINAAGQGPFQGAHRPTSSPAISSS